A single Streptomyces sp. 2114.4 DNA region contains:
- a CDS encoding FAD/NAD(P)-binding protein, which yields MRGSITFCIIGTGFAGTCALWHVVQRLTDPRRRPSLSPSAVTIVTVERGPVNGPGYPYAKDNVQLAHRCNNEASTMGIHGNDFVDWLAASKPWLIRDCPELVRETHPGVTLSEWQPENGEFYPRALFGLYLEKRFQETVERARAHGIDVQQYVRHEAVDGYATEQGFALSLRSLDTDHEFTVDGIDRVLLSTGHWQSKATDSLSGESGYVMAPYPPDAVKAAVDERIRLRRARGERPRVFVQGMGPSGIDAIMTLCGDGEFTYTDDGHIASYQPAAQAGEEPLHIVAGSRCGFFPPVRGPLVPYEPHHLTEERLAEIRRDHQGQLTIERILELLDKDLRRATEGAVGWNDITNPGYHSAKEKLASDLRDSYTGNLVHTIVLKARRMRFYNQLEPSDKATYDRLLDTHFIRTAVPMPSANAEKLLALMDAGMLTTVRQGYDAPRPAVGEDGDFRITYRSDEGGQSTLRADCVIRASGQDFNMENHPSPLVQNLLRRGEIVPHEEGGYVTGGIALDARGGYRVMKRAGGGCVPSPHLTSYGSPVRFWQHEHNFAGAFVEAAEWVAEAWLDVAAAVTARSVAVDGPGLVTSETGS from the coding sequence ATGAGGGGAAGCATCACCTTCTGCATCATCGGCACGGGTTTCGCAGGAACCTGCGCGTTGTGGCACGTGGTGCAACGACTTACCGATCCACGCCGCAGGCCCTCGCTCTCCCCCTCGGCCGTCACGATCGTCACGGTGGAGCGGGGGCCGGTGAACGGGCCGGGATATCCCTATGCGAAGGACAACGTCCAGCTTGCGCATCGGTGCAACAACGAGGCGAGCACCATGGGGATCCACGGCAATGATTTCGTCGACTGGCTGGCCGCGAGCAAACCATGGCTCATCAGGGACTGTCCGGAGCTGGTCCGGGAGACCCACCCCGGAGTCACGCTCAGTGAATGGCAGCCCGAAAACGGCGAGTTCTATCCGCGGGCGTTGTTCGGCCTGTATCTCGAGAAGCGGTTCCAGGAGACCGTAGAGCGGGCCCGTGCACATGGCATTGACGTTCAGCAGTACGTGCGCCACGAGGCCGTCGACGGCTACGCAACGGAGCAGGGATTCGCCCTGTCCCTCCGTAGCCTCGATACCGACCACGAGTTCACGGTGGACGGGATCGACCGCGTCCTGCTGAGCACCGGACACTGGCAGTCCAAGGCGACCGACTCGCTTTCCGGAGAGAGTGGATACGTCATGGCGCCCTATCCACCGGACGCGGTGAAAGCAGCCGTCGACGAACGCATCCGGTTACGGCGCGCACGTGGCGAGCGGCCCCGTGTGTTCGTTCAGGGGATGGGCCCGAGCGGTATCGACGCCATCATGACGCTGTGCGGTGACGGCGAGTTCACGTACACCGACGACGGTCATATCGCGTCGTACCAGCCGGCGGCGCAGGCCGGCGAGGAGCCCTTGCACATCGTCGCCGGGTCGCGCTGCGGGTTCTTCCCTCCCGTGCGGGGGCCGCTCGTTCCGTACGAGCCGCACCATCTCACGGAGGAGCGCCTGGCGGAGATCCGGCGCGATCACCAAGGGCAGCTGACGATCGAGCGCATTCTGGAGCTCTTGGACAAGGACCTGCGCCGGGCAACCGAGGGGGCAGTGGGGTGGAACGACATCACCAACCCCGGCTATCACTCCGCCAAGGAAAAGCTCGCGAGTGATCTTCGGGACTCGTACACCGGAAACCTCGTCCACACCATTGTGCTGAAAGCGCGGCGGATGCGCTTCTACAACCAGCTCGAACCGTCTGACAAGGCGACGTACGACCGGCTGCTCGACACCCACTTCATTCGGACGGCCGTGCCGATGCCGTCCGCGAACGCGGAGAAGCTTCTTGCTTTGATGGACGCCGGGATGCTGACGACCGTCAGGCAGGGCTATGACGCGCCGCGTCCAGCAGTGGGGGAGGACGGTGATTTCCGGATCACCTACCGGTCCGACGAGGGCGGACAGTCGACCCTGCGGGCGGACTGCGTGATCCGTGCCAGCGGGCAGGACTTCAACATGGAGAACCATCCGTCACCGTTGGTGCAGAACCTTCTGAGGCGAGGCGAGATCGTCCCGCATGAGGAAGGGGGATATGTCACGGGCGGTATCGCGCTCGACGCCCGCGGCGGGTACCGGGTGATGAAGCGGGCGGGCGGCGGGTGTGTTCCGTCGCCGCATCTCACCTCCTACGGTTCGCCCGTCAGGTTCTGGCAGCACGAACACAATTTCGCCGGCGCATTCGTCGAGGCGGCCGAGTGGGTTGCCGAGGCGTGGCTCGATGTCGCGGCGGCCGTCACCGCACGCTCCGTCGCCGTCGACGGTCCCGGGTTGGTCACCAGCGAGACAGGGAGTTGA
- a CDS encoding cupin domain-containing protein, producing the protein MEMKEFHYQDGLRVSLFNLDHKAVPYHFHNEVSDMMYCSRGQITIELPDTDEVFTVHPDQVFQVPHPSKHRFVNGAPVGTPSRYVLLQIGDFDINFVPAAKDIAGQFAERAATQVTGDAVYIEDRKTDIIKLADHFEQEKPEVLDAEEQADVVAALRCFASRGVETAHPRSGRNS; encoded by the coding sequence ATGGAGATGAAAGAGTTCCATTACCAGGACGGCCTGCGGGTCAGCCTGTTCAATCTCGACCACAAGGCTGTCCCCTATCACTTCCATAATGAAGTGTCCGACATGATGTATTGCTCACGGGGTCAGATCACGATCGAGCTGCCCGATACGGACGAGGTGTTCACCGTCCACCCGGATCAGGTGTTCCAGGTTCCCCACCCGAGCAAGCACAGGTTCGTCAACGGAGCACCTGTCGGAACGCCCTCACGCTATGTCCTCCTGCAGATCGGCGATTTCGACATCAACTTCGTTCCCGCCGCCAAGGATATTGCGGGGCAATTCGCCGAGCGCGCCGCGACGCAGGTCACCGGCGACGCCGTTTACATCGAGGATCGCAAGACCGACATCATCAAGCTCGCCGACCACTTCGAACAGGAGAAGCCCGAGGTCCTGGACGCGGAGGAGCAGGCTGACGTCGTGGCTGCCCTGCGGTGCTTCGCCTCCCGTGGAGTGGAGACGGCGCACCCGCGCAGTGGCCGCAACTCTTGA